The DNA sequence ACTTATCTCCAAAACTCTTTGACAGATTGGTTGCGGTTAGTAAGCTCATATCGTCTGCTCCTCGTAATCAGTAAGGTAAACGCTAGGTAAATGATAATAATAGGGATTATTAAACACCCAGGCGAAACCACAATAGTTCCGTAGCAATAAGTCCGCCATGAAAATCTCTTCTGGATTTTTCGCAGGTGGTCTTACCTCGTCCAAGAAAATGAAAGCATCAAGAGCTCAAATAATAGGATCATCACCAAAGTGCCTGGGTATTATTCTACCACAGCATCCATCCTGCGTGAGAAAACAGATTTCACATTAGCCTTGGCATCAATCTGTAATCTGGCTCGAAGCGATCACAAAGACAGCCGTCATCCTGCGTAATGTTCGATCCATCAGTTTTTGGTCTTGAGAGGGGATGTTGAATCAAGGTAAAAATTTTTTTTTATCTATGCGAATCGGTAGTTCAGGATATACAGGATTGAGAATTTATAGTGCTTCTGGGATTCCTGGTGCTCCCTCCATAAGGATTTGACAAAGGAAAGATTGAACTGCATCCTGCAATCAGGATTCGAATTACGATATAATCTGAAATAGGATAACATCAGTTGAGCTTGGAAAGACAAAAAATCAGATGAAGCAGGGAGACAAGAACATGGAAAACGAAGAACAGGAATACATAGAATTGACCTATGAAGAGTATCTAGAGAAGTGTAAAGAGATCAAAGCCAGGAATGAGGTATATCTGGAGGAATTCTGCAAGGATCTTGAAAAGGAAGGCTTAACCGAAAAAACGATTCAACGGCATCGCAACAATGTGGATTTTTATATCAATGTATACCTCACCAGGGAAGAACCTTTGGAAATGATTGAAGGAGCCTCGCCATATAAAATTGATGATTTTTTAGGCTGTTTCTTTATAAGGAAGTGTACCTGGTCAACCCCCTCCAGCATCAAAAGTAATGCAGCCAGCATTAAGAAGTTCTATAAAAGCATGCTGGGACGGGGACACATTGACAGAATGGATTATGAAGTGCTCACCACCACGATCAAGGAAATGATTGAGGAATGGATGTCAACCTGCGAGATCTATAATGATCCGGATGAAGAAAATCCCTTCGCGTTCTTCTTTTAATGGCTGAATCCTCCTCAAAACGGAATCACATTCAATGAGCATGAATGTGGTCGGTTCGAAGAGTTTTTTTCTAAACAACTGTCACTCGGAATCATGGATCTTGAAATAAACTCAAAATCACCGGATGTTACTTTGCATCCGGTGATTTTTTTTATTCAGTGCTCAAGTCATGTGTCTAAATTGAGATCAAGTCCATGGAATCGATTGAAATGAGAACCAACCGAATCAAAGGGTGATATTATGAGGATATCAGACAGCGATATTATAGTTTACATCTGATCTGGACTTGCGAACATTGGATCATATGCGGCAGGAGAGCATCCTGACAGAATGGATGCCTTGTAAATGCCTTCCTGTTCTCATAGTTTCTGCGAGAATTATTAATGGTCTATGAGTGTCCATGGAGGATTCATTGAATCATGCTGCTGGGTGCTGATGAAAACTATTGGAGTAAAACGATGATCTACCAACAGAATGACCTGGCTCAAGCATTGAGCGTAATGGAATCCACAATTAGAAAGTGTGAGCAGATCCAGCCGAAATTTCTGGAAGGCTCCCCGCAGAATACACTGCTTCGAAATCGACTGAAATCCTTGGCTCTATCGAAGGATCTGATAACCTGTGTCGCTGAGCAGAAAGAAACTGGACGCTACTCAGAGGATGAACTGACTCAGGCGCTGCCGCCGATGATTTCGATCATCAGCAAATGCGCTGCCGCTCAGAAAAAGCACGAGATTGGATCCCGTTATCATCTGCAGTGCCAGAAGATCATTGACGCGATGACCATTTCAATCCAACTGATCCAGGAAGAGATCGAAAAGATAAGATGAAAGCAGTGCTGCTGATCTGCGCTTAAGCCAGCATTTTAAAGCCTCGGCAGAGTCGAATAATCCATAAAGTGGGGCTGCAATAATGCCTTCGCTCAGACTGTATGAACCATCCAGGAGTGGAGCATTTTTGTCATTGAAGAAGGAAATGAATCTATTCTAAAAAACAAGACAGACCAGCAGAGCTATTAAACTTGGGGGAAATAGATGAATCAAAGACTTGCTAACGTTGCGCGGCAGGAAGCTCAGAGAGGCTTCCACGGTTTTGTGATGGGAACACAACCGAATTTTGAAGAGATCATCTCGTTATTCCCGGCCTGGGATCTTGATAAATGGGATAATCACTGGTGCGCCGCATTTGTGTATTACTGCTGCACCAAGGCGGGAATCAACCTGCCGGTACGATACCCGGACCAGCGCATAACCTGTAACTTTGCAGGCTGCAACGCTTGGGAACAATGGTCACAACTGCCGCATGTCAATAACTGGCATGATTTCCATAAAGCTCATTTTACGCCGGAGCCCGGTGATATCGTCTTGTATGACAGAGTCTTTGAAGACAAAGAGCATGACCACATTGGCATCGTTCTGGAACATCTTGATAACAAAATGATGGTGGCTGAGGGGAACTTCAATAACGTTTCCGCGATTGTGGAACGAGACCTGGATGAGCATATCAGAGGGTTCATTCGGATTCAGCAATAAGGGCCATACGATGGTAGCCTGAGAATGCCTGGCAACCTATGATCAAAACCGACTGCAAATAGTGATTTAATCCTTGATCGATGACTGTGGAACTTGAAAAGATTGGGAGGGAGTACATTGTTGAAAAAATTTCCGAAGACAGAGCAATATGATGAGAACTGGATCCACGAGAACTGGATGGGCCCGAATCCATTGTGGCTGCTCGAAGAGCTGTGCCAGCACCTGGAGTTGAAGCCAGGCATGAAGGTTTTGGATATGGGCTGCGGGAAGGGCATTACTTCAGTGTTTCTGGCGAAGGAGTTTGGGGTAACGGTCTTTGCCAACGATTTATGGATCAGCCCAACGGAGAACCTGAAGCGGTTCGAGGAAGCCGGCGTCAGCGACCGGGTATTTCCGATCCATGCCGAAGCCCATGCCCTGCCCTATGCCGAGGGATTCTTTGATGCCGTGATTTCCATCG is a window from the Clostridiaceae bacterium HFYG-1003 genome containing:
- a CDS encoding CHAP domain-containing protein yields the protein MNQRLANVARQEAQRGFHGFVMGTQPNFEEIISLFPAWDLDKWDNHWCAAFVYYCCTKAGINLPVRYPDQRITCNFAGCNAWEQWSQLPHVNNWHDFHKAHFTPEPGDIVLYDRVFEDKEHDHIGIVLEHLDNKMMVAEGNFNNVSAIVERDLDEHIRGFIRIQQ